The genomic DNA AAATGTCTATCTCTTGGTTCAGACATTTTGCCTTCATTCACGTGGGAGACCAAGATTTCGTTTTGAGAGTGGTGCAAGAAaagttttcagtattttaaagaaTCAATTGTTTTTGAGCGGTAATTCAAACGTGTTTGATTAACTCAGCTTGAGCTCGGTTAAAATGTTGACtttttttagaggaaaaaacaagATACTTAAATGATGAATAGCAGTAGTTACCACTCCTGGTGTGAAGATTCTTGATTTAAATAGCTTGACCTTTTCTCTCAAGTACAGAGAAAAATTGGTACTTGTAGTCTTTGAAATGTTCCTTGTTCTGAGATCGACACTGTTTAGGAACAATAACTGCATGTGCAGAACTCTGCAGATGACAGGAAGGGCAGTGGCCTTTTCTGGTGCTGTACCGTCCTGCAGTGAAGCAATAGAAAGTCTGTACAAGTTAAAAGTATTTATTGGCTTGCTAAGCTGATCTGCTAGGTTTTTACACAAAGAAAAGTCTTTTTACTTCTTAAAAAGTCATTATTCTAGAATTTCAAAATGATGTCTGCATGCATCTTGCTAGAAGTCTCACAGATAACTGCAGCTAAAGTGGGAAGTGAAGTCTGTGGATTGAGGCAGTAATTCTTTGTATTAAAAACTCCTTGGTGCTGGGTGGTTTCATAGTGACTGCTGGAAGAAGAGTGTTATAGGCTTTATCATTAACTTGGGCTGTCCAGGCCTGTGTAACAAACTATGTTATTAAGTTAAGTGGTCCTGCACTTTTGAAGATTGTTGAGGAATTCTTCCAGATGAGTGCATCTCTCAATATGCAATGTGTTACTAAACTTTATCTGTGGTATATTTAAGAAAGTGAactctgctttgttttcagaatGTTTGGGCACTTGATGCTCATTGAGGTTTCCCAAGTAAGCCAATAACATGTGGAAATCTATAGCCCCCAGAAAAGGTTtgttcttaaaaaacaaaaaggttaCCAGATCATAGGACTCCTTCCATAGTGTTAATAAATTCTAGCAGTTGGATTTTCTTAGTAAACAGCACTCTCCTGACATGAGCCATGTTGATATTGATGAACCTACCTGTGATGATTTAAGGTAGTTTTACAGTGATGAGCTTCCCTGTGGCTGTCTATTCTCAGCTTAATTCTTCAGAAGCAGCTTCTGAAGAGGTATTGAGCCATTGGCAGCTGGAACATCTGTGCCTTATAGGTACTCTCTGCATTAATCATAAAGAAACCCAGTGGTCAGTGTTCTAAGATTCTGAAATTAAACCATTTAAATAGCAGCAGTGTGCTCTGTCACTTTTGTCAAAAGGTGATTCTGTCCTCCACTGCAAGTGAAGGTAGACACGAGATCCTCTCAGACATTTCACAGCAATCCTATGTTCACAAACATTACAGTAATCCTGTAAATAATCTGGGGTTTTGTGTCTTGATAAAGAATGAGTGTGAGTATTTGAAGTGGATAGGATGGTCTTAACAGGTCTTCTATTGTGTGTTACTTCAGTTTTCACTATAACTTTAAAATTTCAGTTGGTTggcttcattttttcttctgttacaGTTCTTCTTTGGCATTTAAGCCACTCACAGCCAAAGAGAATCTGTGCAAGCTTCTGTTTGGAGTCATCACAGGTGTTCCCTACAATATTTTTAACCTTTCTAAATATACTTGTTTAACAAACCATTGCACTGGGCTGTACTCAGTATTGAGTCTGAAAAGCACCAGGTCTTGTGAAACCTTCTGGGTATTTTACATTCAGACCCATGCTGCCTGATGAATACAATAGGTTTAttttttgctgcctttcagcaCTGCAGATATGTCAATGTTGTTGTTCTGAAAGAGTCTATTTAAAAGCAGTTCTGACAacttgtaatttaaaataagctTATATAAAGttcatttctttatatttcTCAGGTGTGTGCACCAACTAACATTTCCCAGCTTTTTAATGTCCAGGTGTTTTTTCCAATTCAAGATCTGAGGAGAAGTGAGGAAACTGTGTCTTAGCTTTCTTGGTGAAGTAAAACTTACAAATTATCTGATGGCTTAACTTGTTAATATACCTCATGTGTTGCTCACTCTTGTTCATCCTCTTGCTGTGTGCAGAAAACTGGTTTAcctaagtaatttttaatttcatttgtagCTGGTCAATGAAGATAGTAGCTTGTTTTGAAGCAATTATTTTGAAAGAGCAGATATGTAAGGTTTAGGGAGGGTTCTCTCCCTTGCCTCCATCCTTTATcccttgtgctgtgtctcctccttcccctctctcttCCCCTGGTCTCCTAAAACCTCCAAATCCATGAATAATGGTCGTATTGAAGTAGGAGCTTGTATAGCACCTAGCAAATGTGCTCACAGAACAGTCTCgctgtttttctggtttttctttggTTGGGTTTTTATATGATTGCAGCATTAGTCATGGTCTGGTTTTAAGAGTTCTTGTCTCCTATCCCAGAAACTCAGTAAAGTGAGTAAAATAGTATCTTCCCAAGAATGTTGATAAGGCTCCCAGATAAGCTTTCTTTCTGAACAAGTGAAATGAAATCTAGACCTTAAGAACAGTGGGATGAAGTGTTAAAAGAGAATTCTCATTACCTGGACACAAAATGTTATGGAAATGATTGCATGGGTGAGTCCTGCGTTGGGGCAGCAAGAGACTGAAGCCAGTCTGCCTTCTCTGGTAGCCTGAGTCTTCAACATCCCAGGTGACAGCATGAGACTAGTTCTTATCTACCAGGAAAGCTGAACATGTCAGTATGTCAGTTTagatttctattaaaaaaaattggagagGGTGTTACACATAATAGTTCAAAAAATGAGATCTATTATGCTCATGGATTCACTAAGCATTAAGTCTATTGACTTTcattttgccttttgtgctggttttaaaatgaaaaaatgtgagaaaattgATGAGTGGTGTATTGTGTTGCTCACAACTATACATAAATACATCTTTGGGCTTCATAATAAGCATCAAATTGAGTGTAAGCATTTTTCTCAAGCTTtaataataatgttttttttaaataatgtcaCAGTTTGGTGTTAACAGGTCTCTTAAGAAAGTGATTTAAGAAATGGAGTGAGTTAAAGCAGAACAAGATCAGATTGACTAGCAGTGCTGTTCCATCCCACTCTGTGTTCATGTTTCCCTATCTGGGAGTAGGCTACAGAGTGTGTGCTGCTCTTTGTGGCAAAAATCAGTCAGCTCTGGAGACAGTTCAGCAGTTCTTGTTTAAAATAGTGTCCCAGTTCTGGACAAATTTAGGAGGAAATGTCCTGAAAGGCTGTCTGCTCTGACAGAAGGCTGTTTTGAGCAACCCCTCCCCCACAGGTTCCCGCAGGTTCAAAAGGAATTCCATTCTCCAAAGTGCAAAAACCCCTGTTTATTTAACGGTGGGATTGCTCACAGGCTTGAAAAAAGGAGTGAATAATGTTCAATAATGAAAcctgtcactgctctgcagagatgGCAGATTCAGGGTCCTTTCTGCAGGTGTGGCTCAGCAGTGGCGGCCCCTGGGTGATGTCCTAGTGCTTCGGACTGGAGAAAAACTGAACAGTTCCAGAAGAAGAAGCCACAGTCCCAGGAAAAGGCCTACTGCCTCAGCTCATGAAAAAGAAGCTAGCTAAAAATCCCCAAGGAACaactctgtctgtctgtctgtctctctctctagagaaagaaaactggGAGAGACCCCCAGACGCTTATCTCTGTTTTTGAACACAGACACCACAATAATTCCACTACTTCCCTCCCCCCTCAGCTCTAACTTGAAGCTGCAGGACTCTGCTCTATatctgagcacagagcagacaACAGGGGTAGCAGagtgtgcagagctgagctgttctGGTCCCTCCACCACACCCAGCCCCCACTGTGTATTGGCCAGGTGGTAACTGTAGCACAGGCAGGCTCCAGGATGGGACCTTCACTACCTGTCAGTCACTCAGAGCTGCCTTTATGCTTTTGAGCTCTCTCCCTTGGCAGGTAGCTGGGTGTGCACATGTGCAGGTAACACAGCAGCTACAGGGAGCTCAGATTGTCCTGCATGTTAGCAAAGattttgaaactgaaatttgTCTGCTTCACTTGCTTTAAATTCCTCTCAAGCTGTTCGGGTCCCAGCTGTTGGAATCTGGAGATGGGTTGGAGAAGAAAGCAGTTCATCTGGATTTTAGATTCTCTGAAGATGGCTGTTTATGACAAAATTCCCACTGATTCCTGCCCACAGACATTGCCTTGAGTATCAGTCAGTTGCTTTTCAGTTCAATGTCGTTGGGATTTGTTAATATTCTTCTAGTTTGCTGTCAAACTCACTTTTCCAGGTGTGTAGTTCACGGGTGAGAATGACTGAGGCTTCAGGCCCAGCTGCAGGTGTCTGAGGCTCACATGCTGAACTTGGGGACTTCCCTCCCCTCTGGCTTTGGGCAGAAACTGGTGACTCAGCAATGGGAATCTGGGAGCAGGGGGGATTGGAGAGTACAAGCATTGCAGACAGGTAaccttctctcttctctttgaTAGGTTTGGAAGAGCATCATCCTCTAGTCTTCAGAAACCTGGAGTTTTTATCAGTGAGCTACCTGAAGGAATCTAAGGAAATTATAGCTATAGCTTCCTTGCCATTACTTTTTTGGTGTCTGTACCTCTTCTTCAGTGGTTTTAGATCAAGAAACACTATGAGCACAGTAAGTACTTTGCTACTCAGTCCAAACCTGATTCTTGAAACATGCTTTCCATTGTATTTCTGCAAACTATTTTAAGAGTTTCTAGCTAATACACAGGAACACAAGTATATTGAATCTTCGTGTACATTCAGATTTTTAATCACTCTAGGTGCTAGCAGTAGTACAGAAATGCTCACAATATCAGCAAAACCCAATAAATTGTGAACTAGTTTCTCATTTGCAAACCTTCATGATAGGCTTTTTCTTGGTGAAGCAGCTGGTAAGAGATCTGGATCTGGGCTATGTTTTTATCCTTGCTGGGATCGATTCAGGTAAGAATAAGCCACACCACCTATTGATGACTATTACAGCCATTCCAGGAGTGTTTTCTGTACCTTTATGTGCTTTCATTGGTGTTGCAAAATTGAGGGCTGTGTTAATACTACTTGCACAGAAAATGCCAAGTCTTTGTTCTCTCTTAGACTCAACGGAAGCGCCGTGGAGGAACAGGTAATTCTAGGCAAGCTCGAAAAAGAAGCAGGCTCATGGCTTCCACTGCTGAAATGGCTTCAGAAGCAGAGCCAATAGAACTTGAAGAAAGTGGTAAGCTTTTTTTTGAAGTGATAAGAACAGAAAGTGCTTCTGCAGGGTTTGGGTACAGCTGAACGTGTATTTTTGCCAGTTTCTAGGCTGTTTAGTGGAGAAGAAGGGAAACATGATTTTAGGAAGTGCCTAGTGGCACACATGGCTAAATAACAAGCCTACTgaaaggcatggcatggcatggctaAATAACAAGCCTACTGAAAACTGGTTTGGTTTGTTACTGAGCTACAATGCATTTGTCACTAGTGTTAGATGAGTTGCACAGGAAAAGTCCTCAAGAGCTGCTCAAACATCTGCATGTCTATTCAGATAAGATGGgtgtttcagcagctgctgctacACAGCGTGGCAAGCTAAATTTTGAAACTCCCAAGTTTGAAGAAGATAAGGAAaactttttattattaattgTGCCCAATCCCTCAAGGGAAtgtgcacagcacagtgctATTATATCCTATATGATTCATGTTACATTTCTGTGTGATAAGCATTCTCCTGTCAGATGAGTTGTCTGTTGCTGTTGTCATCTGACAGAACTGTGTGAGGAGCTTAGCTGCTCTTTTGCATTTCAGCTTGCTGAAGACAGGGCTGGTAAAGCTGTCTGGGAGTTGCTGAGGGCAAAGCTTGAGTGAAATGTTGGACTCATTCCTGAAGAGAAGATGGACAGGAGATGGTTGAATCTTAGGCTGTTACATAGTGGCAGGCaattttcctcctctgcagTCTTTGACCTTGATTCTAACTTTGTTTTTCAGCTGGTGAAGAAGTAGTAGATCTCACATGTGAATCTTCTGATCCTGTAGTCGTTGATCTAACTCACAATGATTCCATTGTGGTAAGTAGTGAATAGCACACTTACCTAAATATTGTAGTCAAATTAGTTTTCTCATGTGTTGCCTGATAATATCTGACTTTAAAGGGTAagttttaaattcagatttGGCTTTTCAGGGCCTGAAGGTCCTGTGTTACAGAGAATAAAGAAGCTACTCTGGAGGTGTACTTGCAGTTAGTGATAGGGTAGTATAAACTAACTTTTTGCTCCAGAGCCTGGAGTTGATATAGATCAGTCATAAATAATGTAACATAGAGATGCAGTTGATAGTTGAATTTTTTCTAGATATATCAAAGGTAGAATCATAgagtagtttgggttggaagggacctctaaCATCATCAATTCCAACCATtcacccagcaccaccaggtcCACAACTGGGCCTTATCTGTAAGCACCACATCTGTCTGTGTTGGAAATACCTCCAGGGGTGATTTCAAGCCAATGCcactgggctgccctgggcagccccttgcAGTGCTTGACAGCTCTTGGTGAAGAATTTTTTATAATACCCCCCTAGGCCAATGATTTGAAGAAAAAGCCAAGGGAAAGAAGAGTAAGTAAAATAAGTTCAGGTTAATACTCCCAGAAGTCTTTAAAacaccttaattttttttctgctcttttgaAAGCTAGAATAGTCTTTGATCCAGCTGGCAGTGTTGTTTATCTCCTCAGTTTTAGgatgccactgctgctgtgccgAGCAGAAGTAAGCAACAGGAATAGCATAGGGAGTGTTTCTTGCTGGGGTTATTCCTGAGCCATTGCAAAGGAAGGGCCTCAAACTTAACAACAGAATTTGCACTTACCCTCCTCCAGTTCCACCAAGAGCAGGCTGGGGGAtgggtttattttcttcagcagcTGCCATAATATGGCATGTTTATGGACACCAGTGCTGAACTGGCCTGTTtgaggaaaaagagggaaagaatcACCTGAAACTCTAAACCATGGAACTGAAAGGGGGGAGCAGGAAGGAGTGCATTCAGGTGGTTCCTAAGTTGCTTCTGTTGCTACCCCATTGGAGCAGCGGGAGCAGAACCATCAGCATCCACATAGTTGTTTACAGTGAGGCATTTAATATACTGCTTTTAATAGTCCTAATCAAAATAAGAGTAATAGCCTATCATTCTTGGCTTGTTTTGTTGGAACTGCTGTGCCTAGCTGGTCTTTGTATGTAAGATCAGGGGTGCACAACAAAGTctaattgtattttcttttctctcctctcccatGTGTATTGATGCAAGATTGTTGAAGGTGAgttgacattttaaaattgataATGGAATTCTCCTAAAtgtaataattattattttttgtttgcctttttcaaTTAATTTGAGCAGCATTTATTGAAACTGCAAAAGGCCAGCCAAGAACATTGCTAGAACATCTGGCCAGTGCCTTAGAGAATGAATCCAGTCTCTGCTTGGTAGTCAGTATCAGAGCTTGTAGAAAgtatctgaaataaaatatatcaaaagCTGCTCTAAatactttttcttattttctaaaGACAGAATTTCTTTAAGCCCCAAGTTGACAGTAAGTTTAATTAGCACTAGCATATTGAttgtgaatgaaaaaaaaagtcagatttGTTTAACCTGTATTCCAGTAAAGGAACTAGAGAAGGTGATTTGTGCTCATAGTATGCCTCAAATTTTGCAGTGAgaaatattaacttttttttctactttagaTGTTAAAATAGTTACAGGTCTAAAGAAGTTCATCTTTTACATCTTTCAGATGTAGTCTAACTACATTATTGGAGATGCATTAGTGTGTTGTCAGCTGCTTATCTAGAATGTAATCTGTCCTGTGCTCTGAATGAAGCAAGAGTAAATGAAAAACGCCTGCAGTAAAAGTTGTAACTGAGCACTTAGGCAGGAAGTGGTTTTAATTTTGTGACTTTTTGTGTTGTCTTATTGTTTAGTAGCTTGATTATTTCTACATGGATACTGGAGTTGCAGAGATAAACTTGTGTTCAGTCCTCTCTTTTCCAGATCACAGCAGTTGTTGCAGTTCCTCAACATAGGATTGTAGCAGTTTCTGTCAGTAAGAATTGGGAGAAGTGTCTTCCCTTTATAGGGGAGATTAATTCACAGGTAGTGTAATTTCCTGGAATGTGTGACACTGAGGATCTTCAAGATTAAGTTTTAGCTGTTTGTAGGGTGAAGAGATCAAATTATTTGTGTCAATATGTAGTAGAATATTCACAATGTCTCGACATGTTCAGCCTTAATATTTAGAAACTAGTTTAAGATTGCTTTTAATGCAGCTGAATATGGTCTAATCTTGCATTTCAGGGATAGTCTCAGGGAGAGAGATAATAGTATAGCTAACTTAACAAAACTAAATTACAGAGAACCAACGACAGAGGAGAAATCTGAGGCTAAGAAGCCAGAGACAGGCAGAcagctgtgtgctgagcagtgaTGATGAAGATGAAACCAGAGATAACGACGTGTATGTGGCTGATAAAGCAGCTCGAGAACTGGGACCCCTGGAAGAGGAAACTGCAAGTTCAAAGTACGTACACCTCATGAGCTGCCAAACATGGAGTTGTGCCTCTTTTGAGGCAGACAGGACTGAGTTGTATTTGTCACCACCTGACTTCCTTTGAAGCCTTCGCTTTCTCAGTTCCCTCTTTTAATGAGTATGACATCCCATGTTGTATGATAGTCAAATGATACCATTTTCACTTTAGGATGAAAAGCCAGCCCAAAACAGATCTACAGCTTTGTATTCAGCCTTAAAAAGATGAATGTGGGGTATGGCAAGGTCTACTGGGGTAGATGTTAGTAGTGCTTCCTGCTTGGATTGAAGATAATGGGATAACGACCATCTCACGCTTTCTATGCCTGTTTGATTAATAAATTACAAGCTGTGATTCAGCATGGGTAGTGACATAAGAAAGCCAAATGTTTAGGTAAAGAGTTCTGAAGGTTTAAACTAGAGATTAGTTTGTAAAGAAAAGTGTCAGGAAgctctttttgtttctgctaGCTGCTATTATTCAGCCCTTGGGCTGGGCCATGTTCCCTAGGCAGCCAGGCTATGTCTGTTGCTGTGCGTGCAGTACTGCTCTCCTGGAggctgaaggcagcagaggcTCATCGGTAACCACAGCTCAGTAACAGACACTGAGTCGGTCTTTCCACCTTGGAACTGGAAATTTGAGTATTTCCTTGTGTCACTGTGTTCCTGACCCACATTTTATAAGGAGGAGTTCTTAAAGTGCCTATGTTACTGGGCTGTTGCTAAATTAGAGCAGGGGATTTTGGAACTTCTGACAGCCTCTTCCCTTTCTAGAATGACTCATTTCCAAGGCAGAGCTCGGTGCTTTTGTTACAGAGCTGTCACTGATGGCCTGTTGGAGATTAGTGCTGAACAGAGCAAAGAGACTCCTGTGAGTTCTTGTGCTGGACCAGGGTGACTTAGTGCATCTTCCCCCTGGGGAAAACCTTTCCTTCAGGACAGAGAGACCCAGTCTTGTTATTGCATGCCACAAACTGAGGAGTTAAAGGTACACAGGAGTCTTGAAAAGAAATGGACCATGGTGCACTCAGATGGTGACGTGACATTTTGTGTGGGTAACCCTTGATGTGCAGTGAAATTAATGGCTgcatgttttttcttcttctgttctCTGTACACAAGGCCGTCTGGTACTGTTAGCTGTCCAATTTGCATGGATGTCTACTCAGAGGTAAGGACCCACATGCTGTCATCCTTTACATGCTgtgtgagggagggaggggcagagggggctcttttggctgctgtgggatgttACAGAGAGCTGGCTTGAAGCACAGCTTGCCTTGAAGCTCATAATAACTTATCAGTCTAAGTCGCTACTTGTTAGTGGGGGTAGAGGGAGGAGCCCTTGGCGGGATGGCACTGAAAGATCTTCAAGTTCCTTATTATTCTAAGAATAAAGGACAATTCCAGATATTTTAAGTCGTGTTTGTGTGATGGCAGTAGACCAGCAAAGTTGAATTCTTTACTTCTAATGCCtgttgtggtttctttttttccagattgTGCAAAGTGGACGACTGATTGTGTCAACAAAATGTGGCCATGTCTTCTGCAGTCAGTGCCTCCGTGATTCCCTTAGGAATGCCAACTCTTGCCCAACTTGCAGGAAGAAACTCACTCACAGACAGTATCATCCCATTTATATATGAGTACTTTTATTTCTCAGGACAGACTCAactggattttgggggaaatgtTATATTTTCAGTGCTCTGAAGATTTAAAGAGCAGCAGGTTGTGCACAAATCCAAATAAAACTGGTTTTTTTGGAGACCAACTTGAACAATATCTAGACAGCTTTTTTATGGTCCAAGTTGCTTCTTGTTATGTTCCTGGCTATCATGCTACATCAGTGACTGTCTAAACTAGATCAGCAACCTAGACCAGGAAGGAAGCAGTTAATCCATTTCCTTCtactttttttaatgcttaaatAAGGGAGtgtgaaaattttgttttttcttactCTATTAATTATTCCTACCTTCACATACAGGTATGGaatagttttctttcagaaCACAGATGAGCAATTCACCATTGCATTATGCTTTTTTTCATCCTGTAAGAAGCTCATGACTCTTGCTTTCTTGCATATCATCTTTGCCCTAGTAGAGTGAGTACTGTCCTGAAGGGTGGTTTTTTCATAAATCAGTCTTAAATTGACAAGGGTTATGCAATAAAGTGACCTGCTGTTAATCAGCAGTCAAGTCTTTTGAGCAGCAGACATGAACATCCAAATGTTTTTATGAACTCCATGAGATCCCAGATACATAGACACATTGCAGCATGTACAATGTGAAAGTAATTCTTTCATTGTTTCAGCTGCCAAGAATTCCTGTATTTTAATCCCaacactgaatttattttctcacaCGATGAGATGGTCTCTTGGGTTTACTTGTGCTGTAACACTGTCCTAATAATTATCAATAATACAGTCTTCTCTAGGCTTCCTAGTGATGAAAGCAAAGAAGCAAATTCATCTGTATGCTGAATACCAAAATATCTACAGATCTTCTTACTGTGTCAGCTGTTCCCAGTGTAATGCTTTAAGTTCAGTGTGTTCTCTTTGCTGTTCTCACTGGTTGTTACACTGACACCTGACTGGTTGTAGCCTGGTGAATAGCATTGAAAGTTAAATTACTGTACTGCCATTTTTGAGTGGAGGCTTTAAAAAGTGTTTGGTAACAATGTTGACAGCCAGTTAGAGAAAAGTTAATTCTCCCTTTGCCCTGAGGGTTGTccagtttttttaaaatgcagttttggaAAAGAAGTCAGATATATCTACTAGGAAAGACAATTCCTCTAGTTGAGAAGGCAGGAATACACCAGTTTATGCACTCTTATCCAGTCACTTTTTCCCCAGGACTGAGTTCTAAATGTCTATTTTAAACTTACAGCTAAAATGTCCGAGCTGATCTGGAGTCCAGGGTGAGCTGATACAAACAGATTGATGTGGACAAGATGATTAAAATCAGGGGTTTATGATCCACAGCTGTGGTAGGTGCATCCATGAGAACCTCCAGAATTAAACCTGGCCACTTCTCTGGAGTTGGTTGCTTATAGAAACCATTCTAAGAACCATTCTGTGCCCTGGTGCAGCACAACTGAAGGGTGTGTTTAGTTAATGTTGGTATCACAGGTGTCATTGCTAACCTGTCCTTATCTGTAGGAAACCTTTAATTAAAGCAGCTCTTCTAAATTAGCTGTCTCAAGCTGCCTTGCAGCTCAAAGTAAAgttgactttttctttttttaattaggatGTTTCTGGATATAGAAATAGAGAGTTTTGTTACATAAAGTCTGCCTGAAGAAATGCAGCACCTTCACCCCCTGGTTTGGAGTGGCTTTGATTCAGTGCTG from Ammospiza nelsoni isolate bAmmNel1 chromosome 4, bAmmNel1.pri, whole genome shotgun sequence includes the following:
- the RNF4 gene encoding E3 ubiquitin-protein ligase RNF4 yields the protein MSTTQRKRRGGTGNSRQARKRSRLMASTAEMASEAEPIELEESAGEEVVDLTCESSDPVVVDLTHNDSIVIVEENQRQRRNLRLRSQRQADSCVLSSDDEDETRDNDVYVADKAARELGPLEEETASSKPSGTVSCPICMDVYSEIVQSGRLIVSTKCGHVFCSQCLRDSLRNANSCPTCRKKLTHRQYHPIYI